GTTTGCAATCCACATACTGCCAAAGAGGGAACACACCAGAACAAGAAAGGTAGTCAACGCCAAACGCGCACGAATGCTTTTGTATTGCATAATTTTCCTCACTTGATTCTACCAACGTTGGTTCAAGCAAGACAAGAGAAGTGTACGGTATTCATACTTTCTTCACATTTTATCTCCCTTCCCCCTTTTTTCTTTCTGTGGTATGGTTTTCTTTGACTATTTAAGAATGGAGTTTGAAATGAATCTCACGGTGCAGGAAAAAGATCCTGCTGGTCTCTATGATACACCTCTGTTACATCAATCGTATTTCTGGTCTCAAGTAAAGGAGAGCCAAGGATACCACACCAAAGCATTTGACATAAAAACACCGCTTTCTGAACTCTATGGGAAACCAGGCTCATCGTATGTCCTGGATGACATCCTTGTACAGTTGATCCCGGTAAATCGGCACCAAAGTATCGGATATGTCCCCTATGGGCCAGTGCTGAATCCTGATGAGGAGAAGATGGGACCCTTTTTGGAAGAGCTTTCCATGAATCTTCGTGAAAAACTGCCTTCCCATTGTCTCCTGCTTCGCTACGACCTCCCTTGGCAATCGATCTGGGAAGAGGATGATGATATTTCCCTCTCCCTGCAGAATCTTCGGCTCAATTGGGGTACAAACAACAAGAAGCTAAGAAAAGCAGTCTCGAACCAGCTTCCCAGTGATACCATGTTCGTGAATCTGCTGGGGAGTGAAGAGCAGATACTTGCCCGAATGCACCATAAAACCCGTTACAATATCCGTCTTGCACAACGAAAAGGAGTAGAGGTCCGCCTGGTCGGGAGAGACCACCTGGATACCTTCTACTCTCTGTATGAGGAGACCTGTGAGAGAAACCGGATAACGTTGCACGACCGCTCGTATTTTGATGCATTGTACAACGCTGAAGATGAAGGAGCTGAGATTGTACTCCTGATGGCTTTCTTTGATGGTCAGCCATTGAGTGCAATGTTCCTCAGCCGTTCAGCGCGCCGTGCAACCTATCTCTATGGTGCCTCTTCCTCCAAGATGAGGAACTCCATGAGTACCTATGCCTTGCAGTGGCATGCGATTCAGTTGGCGAAGAGATGGGGATGCACAGAGTACGACCTCTTCGGTGTATCCCCAACGGGAGGAATGGACCACCCGATGAGTGGCCTCTATACCTTCAAGAAAGGGTTTGGTGGCACCACTTTCCATAGGATGGGGTGCTGGGACTTTGCATATGATGAGGAACAAGCCTCGCAGTTATTTGCCTATGAGATGGTAGGGGAAGGGTATCATCTGCGCTGAAACAGCAGTGTTGCCATGCCTCCGCAGATCATCCCGATACTGCCGGCACGCTCATTGCTCAAATCGTAGCCTACCGTATGGTCTTGCATCTGGGCATCCATGAGCATTTGTTGTGCCTCTTTGATTGCCCTTGCCTCAATCTCCCCACCACCTACTGTTCCCATCAAGGTCCTGTCAGCAAACAGGGCTAGCTGGAAACCGACTTCACATGGGGTTGAACCATGTTTTTCCACTACACGGACGAGAATGTGGCGCTCGCCGGTTGCCTGGCGGGCAAGCAGCTGTTCATCAATCCTGACCGCTTGTTCCTTCTTGCGGTATTCGCTGATAACCTGCGCAAGAATGGAGAGAGCAATCTCCGAGGAAGTAACTGCCCCGATATCAAGCCCGATGGGAGCTTTCACAGAAGCAAGTTCTGCTTCACTGTAGTTTGCATTGCGTAAAGCATCAAAGGTGTTTGCAACCTTCTTCTTGCTACCGATCATACCGATGTAGGAGTGGGGTAGGCGCAGTGTTTTTTCCAGGCAGAGCCTATCAAATGCATGCCCTCTTGTGGTGATGATGAAGTACGGCCTGATCCAGGATTGAGGCCTTTCGAGAACCTCTTCAAACGGGGCACAGTGACAGGTAGCCAGAGGAAATCGTTCCTGATTGCAGAATTCTGGGCGGTCGTCGACGATCGTGACCCGTAAGGCAAGATCTATTGCAAGATGGTAGAGATCGAGGGCAATATGACCACCGCCAAAGATGACCAGATGCACATCGCTGGAAAGACGTTCCCTGAGAAGACTGGGATCATCCCAGTTATGCTCGCCTCTCCCAAGGCTGGCGATGACCTGATTGTTCTGTAGAATCGCCTCATCCCCTGTATAGGGACCCTGTACTATAGTCCTGCGCTCGACGATATCATGTTTCAATGCGCTGAGTAGTTGTGTGTAGTAGTGTTGCCTATCCATGGTTCCTCCTGGCAAGGACGGTGTGTTTACTTCATACTAACGGATTGAAGACAAAATATCCATTGCAGATAGTAATGAATAATGGAAAGAATGCCACACCTGACTCTATCCAGAGCCGGGTGTGGTCCCTCTTGTATCGTCTTAGGCTCTGCTGAGGAATCCATCTACGGCTTCCAAAACAGCACCTCCGATTGCCATGGCTTTCTCACTTACCGTGGTATGGTCAGCATGCTCACCACGGGGGTCGATATCAGCAATCTTGAAGTGCTCGGGAACTTCCAGTCCATTGTTCAGCAATCCTCTGAGTTTTCCGTCGATGGTTGCAATGACATCGACCTCACCAACCTTGGCAATCACCTCACCTTGCTTGACCAAATCACCGATCTGGTGGTCACTGTAGAAGACTCCCTCTGCAGGGCTGTGGAGCACTCGCTCTTTGCCATACCCTCCGATGATCCCTGGGGTTCCGGTATTGGGCATTGCTGATCCTTCATTCAGGATTCTGGCTAGGCTATGTCCTCTCATGGTCTCAATGACCAGGTCACAATCCTGTTTTGCCACAAACCCAGGACCAAGGGCGATTAGCAGCGGAGCGTCGGTGATTGTGGTGCCGATATTCTTCTTGGCCATAATGGCATCCACAACACAGACCGGTTTTACTCTCTTTATCTGTTCTCCCTCCGGGTCTGCCAGGACAGGTATGATGCCTGCATCCATCTTTGCATAGGCATCCTTCAGGTCATTGCAACGGGATGCTTTCACTCCCTCTATGGTTATCGTATTGCTGTACATTGCCTGTGCGATACTGACAGTTCTCCTGATAACCGTTGGCTGTTCAGTTTCCAGTACCAGAACATAATACCCGGCTCTGAAGAGACGGAGAATGACCCCTGTAGCAAGGTCGCCTCCTCCTCTGACCACGATCATCTTGTTTGCCTTGTGCTTGAGACTCTGCCCACTGCGGTTGTTGAAAACCTTCATCACCTCACTCAGTACGGAGAGCGCAATCTCCTGAGGGGTTTCTGTG
This sequence is a window from uncultured Sphaerochaeta sp.. Protein-coding genes within it:
- a CDS encoding XdhC/CoxI family protein yields the protein MDRQHYYTQLLSALKHDIVERRTIVQGPYTGDEAILQNNQVIASLGRGEHNWDDPSLLRERLSSDVHLVIFGGGHIALDLYHLAIDLALRVTIVDDRPEFCNQERFPLATCHCAPFEEVLERPQSWIRPYFIITTRGHAFDRLCLEKTLRLPHSYIGMIGSKKKVANTFDALRNANYSEAELASVKAPIGLDIGAVTSSEIALSILAQVISEYRKKEQAVRIDEQLLARQATGERHILVRVVEKHGSTPCEVGFQLALFADRTLMGTVGGGEIEARAIKEAQQMLMDAQMQDHTVGYDLSNERAGSIGMICGGMATLLFQRR
- a CDS encoding peptidoglycan bridge formation glycyltransferase FemA/FemB family protein, which translates into the protein MNLTVQEKDPAGLYDTPLLHQSYFWSQVKESQGYHTKAFDIKTPLSELYGKPGSSYVLDDILVQLIPVNRHQSIGYVPYGPVLNPDEEKMGPFLEELSMNLREKLPSHCLLLRYDLPWQSIWEEDDDISLSLQNLRLNWGTNNKKLRKAVSNQLPSDTMFVNLLGSEEQILARMHHKTRYNIRLAQRKGVEVRLVGRDHLDTFYSLYEETCERNRITLHDRSYFDALYNAEDEGAEIVLLMAFFDGQPLSAMFLSRSARRATYLYGASSSKMRNSMSTYALQWHAIQLAKRWGCTEYDLFGVSPTGGMDHPMSGLYTFKKGFGGTTFHRMGCWDFAYDEEQASQLFAYEMVGEGYHLR